ctatAAAAGTAGTAAAACTTTACTTACCAGTTTGGAATTGGTGATTGGTTTATTTCTTAAAGCTGGAGGTCTATAAGCTGTTGCAACTTTAGGCTCCTCATTGGGTACTTCACTTGGAACTGCTTGGTAAGTTATTGTTTTTGCTGGAAATATTCCATCCAAAAATGGCTGCCAAGAAACCTGCCATAATTCTGCATTTGATGGCACATCATACTTGTGCAAGATAGAGCCAGTATAATGCCAAATTTTGTATCCATTATTAACCCGTAATCTGGGAGCACATGTGGCTGTTAAAATATGCTCACCATCCGGGCACCAAGCAAAATATGTAGAATCAGAAGCCACTGGTTTAGAAATAAGTTTGTAGTTTTTCACATCCCACACTTCCATTTGTCCTCTCAGATTTCCAAATCCAGCTAATACTAATATATGTCCATGAGGGCTATAGTAGGCTGCATTACGAGGACCAGTTCCAAAGTCAAATACAGGATCACATTTCAAGTTGAAAATTGTCGCTTTGGCAGGCATAAAACCATAAACAGCACAAAACTCAGTAGAACTAGAATTCCAAACTACATCATAAATGGGGCCATTTTTTgctagaaaaagaatataaagccCAAATTAGCAATAAAGAACTATATCAATATTTGTTAGCAAAAGTTACCATCATATAGTACTCATAAACGCGTCAAACAGATGAAACAAATGTCAAGGAATGTTAACATTAAAATACTCTTAAATACTAGGGGGATTAATGTATAATCACGAATTTATTTAAGAACCCCTACTgaatcttaatttctttaaaaaattttggcaATATGGGTTTATGGTAATACTTTGTTAGtattaacaaattttttttggaaggggTAATGTGTGCAAATGGTAATCAAAATaccaacttatttatttatttatttttagaaatgggaactcactttgtggcccacactggagtgcagtggcatgatcatagttcactgcagcctccacttcctgggctcaagggatccccccgtcttggcattccaaagtgctaggattataggaaggAGCCACTATgccctatattttttaaaatgccataaaaggccaggtatggtggctcaagcctgtaatcctggcactttgggaggccaagacgagcAGATTACTTttggtaaggagtttgagaccagcctggccaaaatggtaaaaccctgtctctactaaaagtatgaaaattaacTTGGCgcagtggcatgagcctgtaatcccaggtactcatgaggctgaggtaggagaatcgcttgaacctgggaggcagagtgaacCAGTAAGCAGAGATGgtacgactgcactccagcctgggcgacagagagattctatctcaaaaaaaaaaaaaacccataaaaagcAGTGCTTTATCCAAAGGCAACTCTCTATTATATTTCTTGCATAtcctttcagaatttttttttttgagatggagtttcgttcccattgcccaggctggagtgcagtggtgtgatctcagctcactctgactcccaggttcaagtgattctcctgcctcagcctagtgagtacctgggattacaggtgcatgccattgcacctgtttaatttttgtatttttagtagagatgggtttcaccatgttggccaggatggtctcaaactcctgaccttatgatcagcccacctccgcctcccaaagtgctgggtacaTTTTAATATCTGGTAGTGTCAGAACTCCAGAGAACTTCTGGCCTGCTATTCTTTTACAAAAGTTCCCAAAATATTCTTGCATGCTCATTTTTCAACACCAACCTTAGAaccaatttatttcattaaaaaaaaagtcaactggcatttaaatttagttttaggTTGACAGGAGAGAAATGACACCTTTATTATAATAATTCTTCTTAGTAAAGGTCATAGTTTGTCTCCCTGAAGTTTTAAAGTTTCTTCCCACTGGCCCTAtctatttgttcttattttttgctATATAtgaaatctttcattttttttaagtagcttttGTTTATAGTATGATTTCATCTACATGAGCAGAgatgattttgttttctcctttcaaaactgtatatattttacttctgCTAATTAGAAATATCGACTAGGTATTTcagaatgttattaaaataaagtgaaaagggGAGCCATCCTTGTTTTGCCTCTGACTTCAATGGAAATACTGGTTTTTAAAAGGTAGATTACCCTACTTACACATGTTCAAACAACAGATGAAGTGGTAACATTCTTggatattattactattttgagacagggtctcactctttcacccaggctgaagtacagtggcataatcatcgctcaccgcagccttgaacttctgggctcatgatccttccacctcagtctcttgagaaggtgggactacaggcatatgccaccatgcctggctaagtttttctattgttttagaggtggggtctcactatgttgatcaggctggtctcaaactcctgggctcaagtgatcctcccacctcagcctcccaaatgtgatggaattacaggcatgagccaccatgcccagcctcttagATATTAACAATTCTAAAGATAGTATTAAACATACTAAACAATTTGCTATCATAATAAGTAAGTTCCAAAAGAGCTACTACAATGGAATTACCTCATTCAGGAAGTTCACTCCTAAAAAGCTGGCATAACTCAATTAACTAATTGGATTCTGGCAAAATAAGGTATGTTTGAGgatgattttaagtttcttagtTAAGATGAATTTTATCTTAAAGGTTATTAAGGTATTTGAATTCTATCTTTTGATTAATACTTTAGATTATATCATCTTTACAGCATAGTATTTTTTACTACCATTGTTTCTAATCAAAGGAAGACTGCCAGAATACTCACGTAATTGTACTACAGCACTTTCTCCATTTGTTGCGATGTAGTGCAGAGTTTGTTCTCCATAGTAGGAAGCTCCTGTCTTGTCAACCTCTGTACTAGCTATCACCAACACAGCAGTAGCTATAAGAGTAAAAACTTTAATTAgatttaaaacacaaattaaataGGCATTCATTCTTCTTTTATAACATAGGAATATATGGCATAAATTAACAACTGGtaaacaaaaggagaaataaaatatacatagccTACCTTTTTTATTCCACAGCATTGTAACCTTATCAGCCTTAAAGAAACTTTTATTAGCTAAAGCTGCATGAGGTCCAGCGAAGTTGGGGTACTGATATAATCTAACAAATGAAGGTGCACCTTTACTTCCTGGAACATAGACAGCCACCTAAGATACATAGACATAAATCATTACTTAATTTTTTGAAGACTAAACACTGAGATGGACATGTTTTTACAGTTACAAAAAAGTAGGAAAAGGTTTAAACGCATAATATTGCacataaacaaaaacagcaattacctTGTATGGTTGTGGTCCAGGTGATAATACGAAATCATTAATTTTTTGCAAATGCAATTTATTTGCAATTGTGtctaaaaaaagagtaaatgagGTCAAATTGATGAGAGATGCTAAAAGGAACATGTTAAATTCTGAATACATTATAAAAGGTTATTGTAACTATACACTAATATTATTCATTGTCATCTCATGTAGGTGAGGCACAGAAACATACTGAAAGAAGCATGGGGTAGGGATAAGACAAATGTAGGCCTCAATTTCTCAGTCATTTACTTGCAGTATGAATTTAGGCAAGTAATGGGATTATACCACCTAACTCTAGTAATTGATTTTAAGAGAACAGTGCCAGGCATATGGTAGGTTTTTGATAAATGTCAGTTATCCTCTCTTCAATCACTGCAATAAAGTGGATTTAGAACCTATGAGATGGAAAAGATCAACCTTGGCCTGCTACTGCAGAATGTGAATATGGAAATTCTGTAACTAATGTGATAAACAGATACATAATAATCATGACCACAACAATTGTAACAATGGCTGATATTAAGAGCTTACGCTACACTAGGCAGTCTGAATTATGCTTTCATTAATAAACTGCTACCCTAGTTAATTCGATCAAGAGCTACTATACTTTCTTTGTTCAATTTCAGAGATCAATGGCTTTTCAAAAGCAGCACACCAAACTGTCAAAGTAGTGATCCCTCTTCATTTGGCATGCTTACAAAAGGGTgaataattcaagaaaacaaGCTAGACCCAAAAcagtgaggtgacagtgagcatcaaacacaagaaaatgaaatgcataACTATACTGATTGGATGCTGCTCAAAATCAGCCTGCATGCCATCTTTGGCATGTGTGAACAAAGCTACCAATTCCTATTCTAACTCTGATATACTCAAAACTGTACAATCAGTAATGGGATGCTCTAAAGACAAAAGGAACTGCAAACccatgaaaaaaaattgttttctgtaaCAGCATTGCTTTTTGGTATTAAGATTCTAAGAATACCATGTGGATAATGGAACAAACCAAATGAATACTTATGTGAATGTGACATTCTCAAATTATCATCCCTGGTATTCCAGAGAAACAAGATTCTTGGTGGTGACAAAAGGCAATACAAATAAGAtagaaaaagttaataaaaacctTATAGTctttactttaaataaaactgtaggtataaaactttaaataaaactaTGATTATTACATCTTTTTAGTAGGAAAAAAGGCCTAGAAACAATGATCAATCCAACATTAATAAGAACCACGAGAatctaaatatcatttttttgCTATATTCAGTTTTTCAAGAAACCCTGTTTCCTTTTAATGCTTCCTTTAATGAGATCAAGAGCTAATACTTTTTCTTTGTTCAATTTCAGAGATCAATAGCTATTGAAAAGTAGCACACCAAAAAAGAGATAGGGTTTCCTGAAATATTAGCCAGTTCCAGGTGTAATggttaaaaatgtacaaattcaTCCTGGAATGACTTGTCTTACCATATGGCAAAGAAGTCATTAAAGACTAATTGATCAAAGATGAGACAATTTGAgcatcaataagaaaaataactacaATGGATtgaaacacatatattttaaatccacAGCTTGTGGAGCTAAaatatagcctgggcaacataatgagatcctgtctctacaaataataaaaaattagccaggcatggtggtgcaagcctgtagtcccagctacttgggaggctgaggcaggagatttgcttgagctcagaagttgaggttgcagtaagccatgatcgtgcACAGCTTGGACAAAAGAATGAGAcctactctcaaaaaaaaaaaaaaaaaaggaatggggaAAAAGCAAACTGGTTACAATTGAGGTTGCTACAGATAGAATACATTAAAACTATAAAGGCAAGAATACTTATCCTGCCTTTTCTACATAAATGTACCACTAGGTAACAAAATAGTAGAtggggaaatttttatttatagaagcAGTACAGCTAAAAaataagggagggagaaaaaaatcagaatatcaaCAATTTGCAACCACTGATGAAATAATGCATCTAGGCATGAAACATTAATGTCAGCTAACTCACAAAATTAAAGACAACCAGACCTTATGTGCTTCTTGATAAAAGAAGTGAACACCACCTTATAATGTAGTCTTACCTTCACTCACCTAGAAAACAACCTGAAGCTGACCAACTCTAGCTCCAACTTGCAATTTATAGGGGACAGATGAATGTGTTAAATTATACCATgggataaaaatgcaaaattcaaaCTATGGAAAAATACGCAAGACAAATaaccttgtttttaaaatactgaattatGAAGAGTAAAAAAACAGATGGATTGGGAACCTACAGGATgaaaagaaacatacaatgtGCAGTACCTTATCTGGATCCTGAGTTTTCAAAAAACTGTAACATTTGCAATTAGTAGAAATTTGAACACATATGTAATAATTTGTGATAATAGTTTTGTggctaagtttaaaaaattaaaggccCCAATCTTCAGtatttaccatattttaaaagtacataaaatCATACCATGTCTTGGATTTGCTTTCATTTAGTAAGAGAGGTGGTAGCTGGAGAGATGTATGGATGAGATAAGATCAGCCACAAGCTGATGGTTATTAGGTTATTAGGACTGAAGTTTTGTGTTTAAAATTCTACatgataaaatatctaaaaaatttgTGTCACAGCATTTCAATAGCAATTAAATTCAGGAAAAGATATTCAAATGTCTTAGTAGCAATTACCAgataataaaaagttattataaaagaaaacttttgtcTTACAGATTTTCACTGGATTTAGACTTACGAAGAATTATGCAAATAAATTTAACAGTAATTATTGATTAATAAATTAATAGTATTTAGGAAAACCCTATGATGtcaaaaaagttaattaaaactgTATACAATTACAGTAAGTaataaaattatgtcataaaTCTTTACATACTAAAATTGTTGTTTTCAAAGAAGTGAACTTCATTGTTAACATTGCGGGCACAAAGAGTTTCATCTTCTGACCAGGATGGAcacctatgtcaaaaaaaaaagtataaaaaatattcagACAGAATGTAACATCACATTAACATGTTAAAGTTTGTGATATTGCttactatttaaagaaaaagttataaatatttgATATCAAGTCAGTTACTAATAGTTTTGGTCAGTATATTGTTAATACAaaaggatgggcatggtggctcatgcctgtaatcccaacacttggagaggctgaggtgggcagatcacctgagatcaggagttcaagaccatcctgg
This genomic stretch from Callithrix jacchus isolate 240 chromosome 17, calJac240_pri, whole genome shotgun sequence harbors:
- the EIF2A gene encoding eukaryotic translation initiation factor 2A isoform X2 encodes the protein MDHHILQKAQCFQGNLGRIAKSIPLVRMEPCLPGAMEKTSKDGTAGIPNLQLYDVKTGTCLKSFIQKKMQNWCPSWSEDETLCARNVNNEVHFFENNNFNTIANKLHLQKINDFVLSPGPQPYKVAVYVPGSKGAPSFVRLYQYPNFAGPHAALANKSFFKADKVTMLWNKKATAVLVIASTEVDKTGASYYGEQTLHYIATNGESAVVQLPKNGPIYDVVWNSSSTEFCAVYGFMPAKATIFNLKCDPVFDFGTGPRNAAYYSPHGHILVLAGFGNLRGQMEVWDVKNYKLISKPVASDSTYFAWCPDGEHILTATCAPRLRVNNGYKIWHYTGSILHKYDVPSNAELWQVSWQPFLDGIFPAKTITYQAVPSEVPNEEPKVATAYRPPALRNKPITNSKLHEEEPPQNMKPQSGNDKPLSKTALKNQRKHEAKKAAKQEARSDKSPDLTPTPAPQSTPRSTISQSISGDPEIDKKIKNLKKKLKAIEQLKEQAATGKQLEKNQLEKIQKETALLQELEDLELGI
- the EIF2A gene encoding eukaryotic translation initiation factor 2A isoform X1, producing MAPSTPLLTVRGSEGLYMVNGPPHFTESTVFPRESGKNCKVYTFSKDGTLFAWGNGEKVNIINVTNKGLLHSFNLPKAVCLEFSPKNTVLATWQPYTTSKDGTAGIPNLQLYDVKTGTCLKSFIQKKMQNWCPSWSEDETLCARNVNNEVHFFENNNFNTIANKLHLQKINDFVLSPGPQPYKVAVYVPGSKGAPSFVRLYQYPNFAGPHAALANKSFFKADKVTMLWNKKATAVLVIASTEVDKTGASYYGEQTLHYIATNGESAVVQLPKNGPIYDVVWNSSSTEFCAVYGFMPAKATIFNLKCDPVFDFGTGPRNAAYYSPHGHILVLAGFGNLRGQMEVWDVKNYKLISKPVASDSTYFAWCPDGEHILTATCAPRLRVNNGYKIWHYTGSILHKYDVPSNAELWQVSWQPFLDGIFPAKTITYQAVPSEVPNEEPKVATAYRPPALRNKPITNSKLHEEEPPQNMKPQSGNDKPLSKTALKNQRKHEAKKAAKQEARSDKSPDLTPTPAPQSTPRSTISQSISGDPEIDKKIKNLKKKLKAIEQLKEQAATGKQLEKNQLEKIQKETALLQELEDLELGI